Genomic DNA from Nitrosospira lacus:
ACCCCCACCATCGTTTCGATGAAATCGAAAAATGGGTGCGCCAGCATTATCCGATGACGGGATCAGTTGATTTCAAATGGTCAGGGCAAGTAATGGAGCCCGCCGACGGCGTTGGATACATGGGCCGCAATCCAATGGATGACAAGAATATTTACATCATCACCGGGGATTCCGGCAACGGCATGACACACTGCACTGTGGGTGCAATACTCATTACTGATTTAATCATGGGAAGGACTAATTCCTGGCTCGATCTTTACGACCCGGCGCGGAAACCCACTCACGGCGTGCCCGAATTTCTCAAGGAACTAGGCAACACACTGGCTCAGTATGGGGATTGGGTGAAAGGTGGAGATGTTGTCTCACCCCGGAAAATTCCACCGGGGGAGGGTGCGATACTGCGAAAAGGGGGAAAGAAGATGGCGATCTACTGTGATGACAAGGGAAAATTGTACCCCCTGTCGGCAGCCTGTACGCACCTGGGATGCGTCATTTCATGGAATGCCACGGAGAAGTCGTGGGACTGCCCCTGCCATGGATCGAGGTTCAGCGTGACTGGCAAGGTTCTTCATGGCCCGGCAGCACAACCGTTGAAAGTGATGCAATTGGACCCGTAAGCGTAAATGACACTAATTCCAGTTCGCCCGAATCCATTGATGAGATGCCCTATTCCAGGCACGCTATGGCCGAAGTATGCGAGCATCCGTGAGGGGAGCATGGAGTTGGTTGCGCCTCTGTCCATGGAAGATTGCTGCATCCAGTCGATGCCGGATGCCAGCAAAAAACTTGTCCTCATTTTCAACAGTGACACTGCGCGCTTGAATCCGTTCTAGCAGGGAGATCGCATCAAGTACCTCAAAGCAGGAACGCTCACCTGGATCCATTCCGTCTCATTGAACGGCTCTTCAATCTTGCACCAGAACCAGTAGGTCATTTTCTCGTCAGTGGGGTTCCGCACCGAGAAACCCAACACCATTTCCCTATAATTTCTCGGCAATTTTGCGAAGCTGATTAGGAGCAGCCATGAAATTCTCTTCAATGTTAACGGCTCAATCACTGGCATTCGCCAGCGCATTGGTTTTACTGGGGCCGGATACTATTCACGCCCAACTTATAGGCAATCAACCCCATGCGGGTCAGAACGGCCCGCTCGGTGGTCAACCCCCTATGGGGCAAAGCGGGGGCACGCTAACGCAGCCTGGCCATCCCAGCACTGGTGCGACACCCGGGACCGGTTTGACGCCTGGCAGCGACCCGGTAAGGGATAAACTGAACCGGGCAAATAGAGAAGCCGCGGATCTGGATCGCGACGGCAGGATAAGTCCGGAAGAGGCCTCCAGAATGCCGCCAGGCACCTCGTTGCCATAATGGTTAGGGCCACGGCGGCTACAAGCACCCGTCAGGTTTCAAAATAGGAGAAATAGAAGGAGATTTTGACGAAATGGGGTTAATCGGAAGATCCATCCTCAAGATAGAGAAATGTGGGAATTCGGTGGATGGGCGTCTATTCCAGCTTGAAGCACTCCCTCAAGGCAAGAAAGACACCGCTACCGCCAAATTCCAATATACCGTTCGAGAAATGTAAACTTGATGTGAAAAAGCCTGGTCGCCAAGATCCAGCCAGCCGTGTTTTCACCATTTGAGCATGCTGAAAGCCTGGATTATCCTATAAGCTCGTCAGACAAATGACACTGCGGCAACCTTGGGTATTTCGGGAGCAGAAGTCCCGCAACGACCCGGAGGGCTTCCCCAATCATACTCCTCAGTTCGGTGGCGGAAGAATCCCTGAAGCCCCTTAACCGGCGAGGCTAATAGCGGCCGAGCGGATCAGGACCGGACCCTTCGTGGCTCTCCCTTTTGTCACGGTCAATGATAGACTCGGTACCGGGCTTCGTTTCCTGTTTTTCGCTCGAACTGCCCGGTTTTTTCCTGGCAGCTTCGCTTTTGCGACGCTCCCCCTTTTTTATGGCTTCATCCTCCTGCCCCATAGGAGTCTTGCCCGATTTGTATTGTCCAGCCCCTGATTGTCCGATTGGAGGGCTATCCATGGGTCCGGTCTGTGCATGAGCTGAACCATATATAAAAAGAATCGAGATCAAACCCAACATGCCGAAACCTGATCGGGTAATAAGCCGCAAGGATCGCGGGGCTTCATTTCGAGCTGTCGCGGAATAATTCATGGCGAGGTTCCTTTCATCTGTTCATCTGTTCAACAATAATGCTGTACAAGTATGATACAAAGCATTCGCCCTCCCTTCAGTGCGCTACCGCACGAGATCGGAACATGTATTGGGGGAATTGAATTATGGGCGCGCCAGAATGCTCTAGCTGATTTCCTTTAAATCCGACAATCTTTCACGAGATCTCCCTGCAAAATACAACCCTGCGCAATCATCCCACGAATTTATGACCCATCCGGACTAGGGTGACGTTGCCTCCGGTTTCTTATCACATTTTATTTCCCAAACCAGGCGTGAGGAAGTGACTCCCCCGATCGGACTCATGGTTGGCCGCACCTCTTCAGAGATAAGCGTGTATCCGGTCATGCAAAGATTTCTGGCATCGATATCCATGGATCTGATCGCCTGCTCTCTTGATCCCGACTCTCCATCATACAGACTTGTAAGGGAGTAAATTCTTGAACCGTCGTCCGACATAGCGGGCATGGGGTCAGCCATCATCGAACTACAGCCCCCCAGAAACAGAACAGAAAGGACCAGCGAAATGGTTCTCATAATTTAAATATTGTTGATCCAGGAAATATCGATAGCAATTACATTTTTTTGGCTAAAGATTGGGCCCATCAAATAAAGGTTCCGACCGCGTTAATGATCTCAAGTGGGACAGTTGAAGTATCCTGAATAAATACTTCATGGTCAATAATCTAGGGCCTATTAACACTTATTTTGCACCCGCGTTGCTACACAAAAAACGCGAAGGCAAGGCGCGAAGCACAGGCCATAGCAGGCCTATGGCAAAGCTTCGTAACGCGGCATCCGCGTTTTTTGTGCGTAACCCGAAGGGACGGGACGTCGCGGGTGCAAAATAAGTGTTAACAGGCCCTAGTTTCGCCGGTAAAATTTGCGTGCCAGGATCAAGACACCCGGCTGGTCATTCGGCATCCCGAGGGTAAGCGCTCTTCCATGCGGGGCGCACTCAAGCGCCAAGCATCATGAGGCTCGCATTACCACCGGCAGCTGTCATATTCACGCTCACCACTCTCTCGGTGGTCAGCCGGTATAGCGGAATATCGTGCCCGTTGGTTGCGATCAGTGGCACTCTTGCGCCGTCACGCGCTGCAAGGTCGCAGCGCAGCCGATACGCGTCGTCCGCCGGCCCCGCGTAGAGCACCGCGGCGAATGCCTCGTTCATCCAGTCGCATTCAATCCGCAACTGTTCGCGTACCGTTGGGGGCAGCCTATCGACCAGCATATGCGGTATCGGCCCATCAGTGAACAACACGCGGTTGCCTGTAGCAAGCGTGGCGGCAATCTGTTCAAGCAGCGCGGTTTCGTCGTTTGCAACGCAGACGACCTCGCCACGTGGCGCAAACACGAGCGTATTGCTCTCCCCCGTCGGCCCCGGCAGCAGGATACGATACGCCAGCGGCATGCGTTTTGCATAGTTGGCGCAGCGTTGGGCGAATGCGGAGCGGCCAGTCTGGCGCGCCCAGCCGATAAGGGCTTGCAGTACCCTGAGCGCGCGCGCTTCACCCTGTTCGCCTTTTTTGCGGACAGCGCCCATGCGCACAAACAACATTGATGCCTGCCGCACCAGGCGGTGCATGTATAGCGGTCCGCCAGCCTTGGGCCCGGTGCCGGACTTGCCCTCGCCGCCGAACGGCTGGACGCCCACCACCGCACCGACCATGTTGCGGTTCACGTAGATGTTGCCGGCATGTGCATGGGCAACAACGAAATCGATGGTCTCATCTATCCGGCTGTGTACGCCCAACGTGAGCCCATAGCCGGTCGCGTTGATGCAACTGACCAGTTCGTCCAGCCGGTCGCGCGCGAAGCGCACGACATGCAGGACGGGACCGAATACCTCGCGCTCCAGCTGGCTGATGTCACCGATCTCGATCAGAGTCGGCGGAACAAATATGCCATTCGCACAAACCGGCGGCAGCGGCAGCTGGAACACCGCGTGACCGGCCATGCGCATCTTCTCGATATGATCGAGCAGCGTACGCTGCGCATCGGTGTCGATTACCGGGCCGACATCGGTGGCCAGCCGCCCAGGATCGCCGAGCTCAAGCTCCCGCATCGCACCCCTCAGCATCTCCAGGACACGGTCGGCAATATCTTCCTGCAGGCACAATACTCGTAGCGACGAGCAGCGCTGTCCGGCGCTGTCGAACGCGGATACCAGTATGTCCTGCACCACCTGTGCGGGCAGCGCGGATGAATCGACTACCATGGCGTTCTGGCCGCCAGTCTCTGCAATCAGCGGAATCTCCTCGTTCCGCGAACGCTTGGCAAGCGTACGGTGGATGACCTGCGCGACCTCAGTCGAGCCGGTGAAGATCACGCCGCGCACGCGCGGGTCGCCGGTAAGCCGCGCCCCAACCGTCTCGCCGCGGCCGGGCAGGAACTGCAGCGCCGCGCGCGGAATACCAGCCTGATGCAATAATCTCACTGCGGTGGCTGCGATCAGCGGCGTCTGCTCGGCCGGCTTCGCGAGGACCGGATTGCCGGCGGCGAGTGCGGCGCTTACCTGCCCAATGAAGATCGCAAGCGGAAAATTCCATGGGCTGATGCAAGTCACCGGCCCGAGCGCCTCGGGCTGGCCACCATTTGAGAACTGGCTGCGCACCTGCTGCGCATAATAACGGCAGAAATCAACTGCCTCGCGCACCTCTGCGAGCGCGTTCGGCAATGTCTTGCCGGCTTCGCGCACTGCGAGCCCGATGAGTGCCGCGCGGTTCGTCTCAAGTACGTCGCCCGCGCATTCGAGCAGCATGGCCCGGAACGCCGGTGACACTGCCTGCCATTCGGGCACAAAAGCCTGCGCGGCTGCAAGAGCCGCTTCGATGTCGCCTTCGTTGGCCTCGATCACGGTACCGACAAGATCGGTGCCATCGGCAGGATTGGAAACAGGCAGGCGTTCACCATCGGTATGATCGCCACTGGCGAGCATCGGCATGGCCCGCCAGTCCGTGCCTTCCAGCGCGGTCAACTCGGCGGCCAATTTGGCGATCGCGTGCTCATTGCTGAAATCGATGCCGGATGAGTTCCTGCGACCTCCGCCGTACAGGTCGCGCGGCAGCGGAATCGACGGATGCGGCATTGAGCCCCCGCGCTCAACCTGGGCGACCGGATCGGCAATCAGTTCGTCCACGCTCACGTTCTCGTTGAGAATTCGGTTGACGAATGACGAATTTGCTCCGTTCTCAAGCAGGCGCCTCACCAGATAGGCGAGCAATGTCTCGTGGCTGCCGACCGGTGCATAGATCCGGCATGGCTTGCCGAGTTGGTGCGCGCCGATCACCTGATCGTACAATGTCTCGCCCATCCCGTGCAGGCACTGAAATTCATAGTCGTCAACCCGCGCATCCTGCGCCATCTGATAGACCGCCGACAGCGTGTAGGCATTATGCGTCGCGAACTGCGGGTACACCGCGTCCGGCGCGCGCAGCAACTTCTGCGCGCAGGCAAGGTAAGCAACATCGGTGTGCACCTTGCGCGTATAGACCGGATAATCTTCCAGCCCGTCGACCTGCGCACATTTGATCTCCGCGTCCCAATACGCGCCCTTGACCAGCCGGACCATGATTCGATGGCTGCTGCGGCGCGCAAGGTCGACGATCCAATCGGTCACGAACGGACAACGCTTCTGATAGGCCTGGACGACGAAGCCGATGCCGTTCCAGCCGGCAAGTTCCGGGTCGAACGCGAGCGCTTCCAGCAGATCGAGAGAGAGCTCGAGCCGGTCAGCTTCCTCGGCATCGATATCCAGCCCGATGTCATAGCGCATCGCCAGCAACAGCAGCGACTTCAACCGCGGCAGCAGCTCGGCAACTACACGCTCTCGCTGGGCACGCATGTAGCGCGGATGCAATGCGGAAAGCTTGACCGAGATCCCCGGGCCCGCGTAGATCCCGCGGCCGGCGCTCGCCCTGCCGATGGCATGGATTGCAGCCTCGTAGGATGCATGATAGCGATCAGCTTCGGCCATGGTGAGAGCGGCTTCGCCCAGCATATCGTACGAATAGCGATAGCCGCGCGACTCGTGTTCGTGGCTGTGCTTGAGCGCCGCGTGGATCGTCTCACCGGCCACAAACTGCTGGCCCAGCATGCGCATTGCAAGATCCATGGCCTTACGTATCAGCGGCTCCCCGCCTTTCGCGGCCAGATGCGCGAGCGCTGACATCAACCCATCTTCACTATGGGTCGACACCAGCCTGCCGGTGATCAGCAGACCCCACGCGGCTGCATTCACGAACAGCGACGGGCTCTTTCCAAGGTGGGAGCTCCAGTCGCCCCTGCTGATCTTGTCACGTATCAGGCAATCGGCGGTTTCGGAGTCCGGAATACGCAAAAGTGCCTCGGCCAGGCACATCAGCGCGACACCTTCCTGGCTGGACAACGAAAATTCGTTCATCAACGCGTCAACCCCGCTGGCGCGGGCGCGCTTATCACGCACCGTGGCAACCAGCCTGCGTGCACGTTCCCGCGCCTGGTATTGGCTCGCGCGCGGCAGGTCGATCTGCCTCATCAGCTCGTTAATACTTTGCGTCTCGTCGCGCCGGTAGGCATCGGTGATTGCCGCGCGCAGCGGCGGTTGCGGGGTACGGAGTTCGGATTGGAGAGCGACGGTCATTAGGGAATCGGCGGAGCCAGCGTTGCTGCGTGGGAAGCGGCTCTCTTGTTCATTTTCCCGGCATTTTCTCTGTTGCACGAAACCAGGCCGCAGTCATCCATCATTATTCCAAAACATCGCAAGGGCAATTTTTTGAGCTGATACTCGCCACAGCCACATCATTTTGTTATGCCTGCTGCCTCACAAATTCTTGCCACGCAGCGGCTGCCGCTTCAAAATCACTGATTGAAATTTTGATTGCTTCTCCAGGTTCTTCTGCATAATCCTCCTCGATTTCAACATGATCCGGAAACAAGCGGAGCCAATAGGCATTTCCTATCCGTTCCCATGAAGAAATCTGCCCTGATTTAACTTCCCTGGTTTTCTGCAACAACTCTTCCGCCCATTGAACGTTTTTTTGTATATCAATGGTAAGGTAAGCGATGATGAGATCGTGAGCCGAATTATCACGGAGACGGCCAGGCCAGGTAAAGCTATCGGCATTCATTGGCGTATGGGAAATGCTGTGTTGATTTTATTGTTTCCCGGCGCGGCAAAGCCAATCAGAAAAAACTCTTCTTTGTTACTGCAATAACCTGACAGCTCCTCCTCCGTAACATGGGTTGGCCGGTTTTTGCCGCATTTCACCCAGCCTGGGGAGCCTTCCGGGCAACTGCGATCCGGATGCGCCGATGCATAGGAAATGGAATTGAGAACCTGCCTGGTTGAACAGCTGTCGGGAAACATGGAAGAAAATTTGCTTCGATCGGGATTATTATTATGTGACCATCTGCCGGTATATATTCCCGCTGAATTGGGCGAATCTTGTACCGTAAAATTCCTGACCGTCGCAGGATTCACGCCGCCGGGACGCGAATGAAAACCTTTGGGACGGCTATTTGCCCATTCCCCGCAAAAAACATGCTTCTGATTCATTTGCAAACCATTGTCAAGGGTAATCCAGTGGGGTAGCGTTGCACAGTCCACGGCAGCAAGCGCATAAAGCGGGAATAAAAGGAGCGCCAAGAGGTATGCAAGAAGAATTGTCATTCGCGCGTTATACATTGCTTATCCTTCCTCTATGACATAACGGATATCATTGCAACGAATGGGTAGATTAGCATGCTTTGAACGCCGCCGGATACCAGCCTCCGCCGGTATGGCTCGGATACTGCTTTCTTGCCGCATCAAATAAAATACCCCGTGTCTCAGAAAATCATATCAGGCGGGCAGACTGGAGCTGACCGCGCGGCACTGGATTGGGCCCTGGTGATGCACGCCCCCCTTGTCGGGCGTAGCACGTTACGCACTTTCTTGCTGGTCGGCATGATCAGGTAGTCTTGCAGCCAAGCGCCCGAATTGAGGTGTCCCAGTGCATCAGCGTAGATTTTTTTCACTTCGTCCACCGGGTGACTTGTTTCTCAAGCGAGTCCCTACAAATCATGAATTATTGTCATTGGCCATTACTGTTTTTTCAACTAAAACTCGGCATGAACTCTCATCCCATAAACATTCACCGGGCCACGATCTGCATTGAAGCCGGGGTTGGTAATATGCTGATAATCGGCCGTGACCCAGAGGGATCTCAATAGATTGATGCTGTAAAAAATATCCACTACGTGTTCAGCACCCCTCTTAATCCGGCCATCACCAACAAATCCATCCACACCGCCCATATTCAAGTACCTGGCATGTTGACTCGAGATCCAGCCCGCAGCAAATCCCATTCCAAGTAAATCTCTTTTCCGTCCCCAACGGGAGCCATTGGCCAAGGCACCCAATGAGATCGATCTGTCGGTGGAGGTGTAGGAAAACACTTCGGTTCTGCCATCGCTATACATCCCCCGGAAGAATAAGCCAACATCATCCAACACCTGCTGCTCAAGATTGATCCCAATACCCATTTTGTCATTGGGTTTGCGTGCCCAGCATAAATCCGGAGCTCCCGCGTTTCCTGATCCATAATTAAAACCGGTGCAGGTTGTGGCATTTCTATTAGGATCGGATTGGAAGGCGGCAACAGCGTCACTGAACTTACCCATGTTTTCATGATTCCTGTAAGCCAATACTCTTACGGAACCAGGCCGACCATATAGCAGATGCTTATGCTCAAACTCAACCTGTTGTCCATAATAAGTAAATATCCTCGTGTCGATGGGAAGCTGGTTAGGGTTGATGGGAGAAGCGATATGACCGAAACGAAGCGCCCAATTGTCATGAAAGTATTCGCCTACCAGACCCCAGGTATAACCTCGGGCATCCGCGGCAAAATCGTAAGCAGCATAGGTCAGAAAGGCCATGTTTAAAAATTGCCTGCGGAGATCGCCGGAGTACGAATTCTTGTCGAAAAAATCGATAATACTGAAATTACCAACCCTGACAACGAGGCGTCTACTGTCCACGATTGTGCCAAGTTGCATCGGATCGGAGTCGAGTTGTATGCGATCCCCGCCAAATCCCCAGGTCTGCTTGAAAAATAATCTGGACCGGTAATAGATGGGGGTTTCAGACCCACCTTTTTGCAGCTCGAAGTTTTGTATCGCTCCACCCAAACCCTTCAAATCGGATAAAGGCCGCATGGAAATCATCTCCGGCACAAAATAAACTTCTCCGCCATGCCATGTCTTGAACCCCAGATACAGCGTAGCGGTTCCGGTAAAGCTTCTCTCGCTTCCCGGCAACAGGGAACCGATGCTTCCATTCAGATTGGTATACGAAGCCGGGAATGCCCCTTTCCAGCTGGATATATAAGTGAACTGGCCATAGGCGTTCCAGCGCTCGTCCTTTAGATCATGCAGTCCTTTTTTCGCCAGTACGTTCATGAAATCGAATTGGTCCTGAGCGCGGGGCTCCGGTTCGACAACGCCGGCTCGTGCCTGCATCACGGTGAATAACATGGAACAAAGAAGAAGTATCTTTAAAAACACCGTTGCTCCGAGGTTCTGCAACCTCATCCGGATATTCCATCAAAACAGGGTTGTACGGAAAAAACAGAACTTACAGCGATGGCCCATGCTTATGAATATTCATCCACGTAATTAAGCAATTTGCTGTTGCCGTGAAAGCTGCTGCATTCCTTATTCGCTGCCGCTTGGTTTTCGCTCACCGGCTCACAAGGCAGATTCTCAATGGCCCGGTGGTGCGCTACATTCCCGCAACAAGGTCCAGGAGGAACTGGAATGGCCGTTCCGGTGGACGGAGCGGCGGATGCTTGCATCGACTATGTATATTGGGAGCGAACGCAGGAAATGCAGAGCGACTAAGCACTATCCAGGATACCCGGGAATGCGGTATCAGGTTCTAACCGAAATGCTGTAGGGGCCCGTGCCGGTCGGGCTGTAGTGCCTGACCTGGACATAATAAACACCGGATGCGAGGCTGACGGCAATCCTCGAATTGGTTCCGGGACCGCTATCATCATCCTGGGTGATGAATGTGGCCGGGTTGCCGGGGCCAAATAATGTAAGGAAACAGTCGGTGCTGCCTGCGGTCTCGATTGTATGGGTGCCGGAATTGATGACGGTGAATGTATACATATCCCTCTCATTCGCAGAAGCGATCGTTCCCTGCACTGCCGGACCGTTCACCTGGATGCTCGGGATAGCGGGCTCGGCTGCGGATCCGCTTACCGAGATACTATAGCTCCCGACTGATGAGCCGCTGTAGTGCCGCACCCGCACATAATAAGTACCCGCCGACAAATTTCTCTCAATCCGCGAATTCGCGCCCGGCCCGCTGTCGTCATCCTCAGTAATGATTGCCGCCATGTCGTTGGGGCCATACAGGGCCGTCACCACGTCGGTTGAACCCTGAGTCCCGATGACATGGGTTCCGGGTGTAGTCACGACGAAACTGTATATATCAATTTCGCCCGCCTGCCCTATTGCGGCCGATGTAGCCGGCGCGCCAACGGTAAGGGGCACGACCTCCGGAGATACTACCTCTTCATCGTCATATGTGTAACCGAGCGCATGATGATCGAGAACGCTTCGAGGGGTAGGCGGCGACGCTTCATTGTCCCATGGCGGCATCGGATCATCCCGGCCATGGCCCGCCACCACATTGGGAGTACCGCTGGGTGGCAAATAAATTGCCGCAGGATTTTCCCTTTGCCATTCCGCCCATAGCCGGTCGATATTGCAATGATGCAACCAGAACACGGGGTCATTGGGAGACGACATGGCCATCATCGAGCCGCCAACCCACATGTGGCCCGGATTATGAATAACCGCCTCCAGTCGATTCCGGAAACTTGTGTTGGTGCTGCTATTGGAGTTCCATGGTGCGGAATCATAGGGCACCACATTCAGGGTGGCACTGACACCCTGCTGGGTCGGCAGGGCTCCCATCGCGCCGAACGCGCGGCTAAGGAAAGTGACTGTATCGCCGGGATCGCGGACTGTAAGAGTCCATTCCCCGGTCGAAAAAGCAAAGGGACCGGTGGTCACCCGCCGGCTGGCACCCGTTCCATTGCCCCCCATGAAATCCGGGGCCCAAAGCGAGGCTCCAGCCGTCCTGTCGACTGTCCAGTCCCAGTAGGGTATGGAAACACCCGGGTCGATCTGCTGGAGGGCAAGCTCGAACCGGCGAAGATACTCCCGGTGCCACGGCAGAAAGGCCGGGCCCCGGTGCGCAGGGTCATTGGGGCTGGCCATGAAGGCAGCACGATGTTGAGCAACGAATATGTCGTAGTCGCCGTTTGCCTTCAAGGCTTTCACCGCTGCGACGAATGCCGCTTTCTCGGAAGCTGTCAGGCTGGACTGATTTTTTCGGATTCCCATGTTATTCCCCCGTCTGCCTGTAGTCGATAATCTTCCTGGCTAAATCGGCGGGCGTGGGTTGGGGGTCGAAGGCGAAGCCGGACGCAATATATGCTCCGCCCGCATCGCGCACGGTGAAGATTCGCTCCCCATCAATATACAGCTCGGACCCGTCCGCACCGGCTTCGTCTTCACCGATCCCTGCGGTGGCTCTCGCGGTAGAAGCTTCTGCTCCGGTTCGAAGGATAACCTCCCGGCCCTTATAGATTTCACGTTGCTCCGCCATCTTTCCTCCCTCGCAATATG
This window encodes:
- the putA gene encoding trifunctional transcriptional regulator/proline dehydrogenase/L-glutamate gamma-semialdehyde dehydrogenase — its product is MTVALQSELRTPQPPLRAAITDAYRRDETQSINELMRQIDLPRASQYQARERARRLVATVRDKRARASGVDALMNEFSLSSQEGVALMCLAEALLRIPDSETADCLIRDKISRGDWSSHLGKSPSLFVNAAAWGLLITGRLVSTHSEDGLMSALAHLAAKGGEPLIRKAMDLAMRMLGQQFVAGETIHAALKHSHEHESRGYRYSYDMLGEAALTMAEADRYHASYEAAIHAIGRASAGRGIYAGPGISVKLSALHPRYMRAQRERVVAELLPRLKSLLLLAMRYDIGLDIDAEEADRLELSLDLLEALAFDPELAGWNGIGFVVQAYQKRCPFVTDWIVDLARRSSHRIMVRLVKGAYWDAEIKCAQVDGLEDYPVYTRKVHTDVAYLACAQKLLRAPDAVYPQFATHNAYTLSAVYQMAQDARVDDYEFQCLHGMGETLYDQVIGAHQLGKPCRIYAPVGSHETLLAYLVRRLLENGANSSFVNRILNENVSVDELIADPVAQVERGGSMPHPSIPLPRDLYGGGRRNSSGIDFSNEHAIAKLAAELTALEGTDWRAMPMLASGDHTDGERLPVSNPADGTDLVGTVIEANEGDIEAALAAAQAFVPEWQAVSPAFRAMLLECAGDVLETNRAALIGLAVREAGKTLPNALAEVREAVDFCRYYAQQVRSQFSNGGQPEALGPVTCISPWNFPLAIFIGQVSAALAAGNPVLAKPAEQTPLIAATAVRLLHQAGIPRAALQFLPGRGETVGARLTGDPRVRGVIFTGSTEVAQVIHRTLAKRSRNEEIPLIAETGGQNAMVVDSSALPAQVVQDILVSAFDSAGQRCSSLRVLCLQEDIADRVLEMLRGAMRELELGDPGRLATDVGPVIDTDAQRTLLDHIEKMRMAGHAVFQLPLPPVCANGIFVPPTLIEIGDISQLEREVFGPVLHVVRFARDRLDELVSCINATGYGLTLGVHSRIDETIDFVVAHAHAGNIYVNRNMVGAVVGVQPFGGEGKSGTGPKAGGPLYMHRLVRQASMLFVRMGAVRKKGEQGEARALRVLQALIGWARQTGRSAFAQRCANYAKRMPLAYRILLPGPTGESNTLVFAPRGEVVCVANDETALLEQIAATLATGNRVLFTDGPIPHMLVDRLPPTVREQLRIECDWMNEAFAAVLYAGPADDAYRLRCDLAARDGARVPLIATNGHDIPLYRLTTERVVSVNMTAAGGNASLMMLGA
- a CDS encoding EndoU domain-containing protein, which encodes MYNARMTILLAYLLALLLFPLYALAAVDCATLPHWITLDNGLQMNQKHVFCGEWANSRPKGFHSRPGGVNPATVRNFTVQDSPNSAGIYTGRWSHNNNPDRSKFSSMFPDSCSTRQVLNSISYASAHPDRSCPEGSPGWVKCGKNRPTHVTEEELSGYCSNKEEFFLIGFAAPGNNKINTAFPIRQ
- a CDS encoding YpsA SLOG family protein: MSQKIISGGQTGADRAALDWALVMHAPLVGRSTLRTFLLVGMIR
- a CDS encoding carbohydrate porin, whose amino-acid sequence is MRLQNLGATVFLKILLLCSMLFTVMQARAGVVEPEPRAQDQFDFMNVLAKKGLHDLKDERWNAYGQFTYISSWKGAFPASYTNLNGSIGSLLPGSERSFTGTATLYLGFKTWHGGEVYFVPEMISMRPLSDLKGLGGAIQNFELQKGGSETPIYYRSRLFFKQTWGFGGDRIQLDSDPMQLGTIVDSRRLVVRVGNFSIIDFFDKNSYSGDLRRQFLNMAFLTYAAYDFAADARGYTWGLVGEYFHDNWALRFGHIASPINPNQLPIDTRIFTYYGQQVEFEHKHLLYGRPGSVRVLAYRNHENMGKFSDAVAAFQSDPNRNATTCTGFNYGSGNAGAPDLCWARKPNDKMGIGINLEQQVLDDVGLFFRGMYSDGRTEVFSYTSTDRSISLGALANGSRWGRKRDLLGMGFAAGWISSQHARYLNMGGVDGFVGDGRIKRGAEHVVDIFYSINLLRSLWVTADYQHITNPGFNADRGPVNVYGMRVHAEF
- a CDS encoding tyrosinase family protein; this encodes MGIRKNQSSLTASEKAAFVAAVKALKANGDYDIFVAQHRAAFMASPNDPAHRGPAFLPWHREYLRRFELALQQIDPGVSIPYWDWTVDRTAGASLWAPDFMGGNGTGASRRVTTGPFAFSTGEWTLTVRDPGDTVTFLSRAFGAMGALPTQQGVSATLNVVPYDSAPWNSNSSTNTSFRNRLEAVIHNPGHMWVGGSMMAMSSPNDPVFWLHHCNIDRLWAEWQRENPAAIYLPPSGTPNVVAGHGRDDPMPPWDNEASPPTPRSVLDHHALGYTYDDEEVVSPEVVPLTVGAPATSAAIGQAGEIDIYSFVVTTPGTHVIGTQGSTDVVTALYGPNDMAAIITEDDDSGPGANSRIERNLSAGTYYVRVRHYSGSSVGSYSISVSGSAAEPAIPSIQVNGPAVQGTIASANERDMYTFTVINSGTHTIETAGSTDCFLTLFGPGNPATFITQDDDSGPGTNSRIAVSLASGVYYVQVRHYSPTGTGPYSISVRT
- a CDS encoding tyrosinase family oxidase copper chaperone — encoded protein: MAEQREIYKGREVILRTGAEASTARATAGIGEDEAGADGSELYIDGERIFTVRDAGGAYIASGFAFDPQPTPADLARKIIDYRQTGE